Proteins encoded in a region of the Planococcus shixiaomingii genome:
- a CDS encoding penicillin-binding transpeptidase domain-containing protein, producing MNKRLLGVISLLCFFLLAACQQQATPEDRLAEYIGEWNDGNFAEMYKTYLNQGTKDAYSTEEFVERQVKLQEDLGIKNVEVSYKKPAEETEWDPEKPADFPILVKMETLAGPVEFEKTLTLLHETKEEEENWFVEWDPSFIFPQLEAGDNIRISRTEAARGEITDRNNNGIAVNGSGFDIGIVPKLFTDESKKEELAKLLGITTEFIDSQLGQSWVQPDYFVPIAKAAKSEEKLLKKVDEIQGVTYQGTDMREYPYGEALAHLSGYIGGITAEQLEKRKAEGYTANDFIGRQGLELLLEDRLRGKDGMKIFIEKAAEGAEPITVAEIPAANGETVKLTIDAELQKTAYAAMEGEPGASAAVDPETGETLALVSSPGFDPNEFMLGISGDRYKELEEDPRNPLFNRFAARYAPGSTIKPITAAIGMEAGTLNPSEGLEIEGETWQKDESWGDYRVSRLHPEAPNPIDLNKALVYSDNIYFARQALEMGKETFAEGLKNFGFGEDMKYPYGMKAPQISNEGTIGSEGQLADTSFGQGQMLTNILHLASMYEPFITNGTMYKPTLFLDEEDKQVWKEGLVSAENAETLRKGMRNVVVDGYAQSANLKSVPLAGKTGTAELKASKDEEGAENGFFVAYNSENPDFILAMMVEGVEDNGGSDYVAGFAAKVFEE from the coding sequence ATGAACAAACGATTGCTCGGGGTTATTTCCCTTTTGTGTTTTTTCCTCCTCGCAGCTTGCCAGCAGCAAGCGACGCCCGAGGACCGGCTTGCAGAATACATAGGCGAGTGGAATGATGGAAATTTCGCCGAGATGTATAAAACTTATCTTAATCAAGGAACAAAGGATGCATATAGCACAGAGGAATTTGTGGAACGGCAAGTAAAATTGCAGGAAGATCTCGGCATTAAAAACGTCGAAGTCAGCTATAAGAAACCGGCCGAAGAGACAGAATGGGATCCGGAAAAACCGGCAGACTTTCCGATTCTAGTGAAAATGGAGACGCTTGCCGGACCGGTCGAGTTTGAAAAGACGTTGACGTTGTTGCATGAAACAAAAGAAGAAGAGGAAAACTGGTTTGTCGAATGGGATCCTTCGTTTATCTTCCCGCAGCTGGAGGCAGGCGACAATATCCGCATTTCCCGGACAGAAGCTGCACGCGGAGAAATCACAGACCGCAACAACAACGGAATTGCAGTGAATGGCAGCGGTTTTGACATTGGCATCGTTCCGAAATTATTTACGGATGAGTCGAAAAAAGAAGAATTAGCCAAACTGCTTGGCATCACAACTGAATTCATTGACAGCCAGTTAGGGCAAAGCTGGGTTCAACCGGATTATTTTGTGCCAATAGCCAAAGCGGCGAAAAGTGAAGAGAAGTTACTAAAGAAGGTTGATGAAATTCAAGGTGTTACCTATCAAGGCACCGATATGCGGGAATATCCTTATGGAGAAGCTTTGGCTCATTTGTCGGGCTATATCGGCGGCATTACAGCTGAGCAGCTGGAAAAACGCAAAGCAGAAGGCTATACCGCGAATGATTTTATCGGCCGTCAAGGGTTGGAATTATTGCTGGAAGATCGTTTACGCGGAAAAGATGGCATGAAAATCTTTATTGAAAAGGCAGCAGAAGGCGCGGAGCCGATCACGGTTGCCGAAATTCCTGCGGCTAACGGCGAGACAGTGAAATTAACCATTGATGCTGAACTGCAAAAAACGGCTTATGCGGCCATGGAAGGTGAACCTGGAGCGAGCGCCGCTGTAGATCCCGAAACAGGGGAAACGCTGGCGCTAGTCTCTTCGCCTGGATTTGATCCGAACGAGTTCATGCTTGGCATTAGCGGTGACCGCTATAAGGAACTTGAAGAAGATCCGCGGAACCCATTGTTCAACCGTTTTGCTGCCCGATATGCTCCAGGGTCGACGATCAAACCGATTACTGCAGCAATCGGAATGGAAGCCGGAACGCTGAATCCTTCAGAAGGATTGGAAATCGAAGGGGAAACGTGGCAAAAAGACGAGTCATGGGGCGATTACCGGGTTTCCCGTCTTCATCCGGAGGCGCCAAATCCTATCGATTTGAACAAAGCCCTCGTCTATTCGGATAATATTTATTTTGCCCGCCAAGCACTCGAAATGGGCAAAGAAACTTTTGCTGAAGGATTAAAGAACTTCGGATTTGGTGAGGATATGAAGTATCCCTACGGCATGAAAGCGCCGCAGATTTCCAATGAAGGCACGATTGGCTCAGAAGGGCAACTGGCTGATACATCGTTTGGCCAAGGCCAAATGCTGACGAATATTTTGCATCTTGCTTCTATGTATGAACCCTTTATCACGAATGGCACGATGTACAAGCCGACATTGTTCTTGGATGAGGAAGACAAACAAGTGTGGAAAGAAGGTTTGGTCAGTGCAGAAAATGCGGAAACTCTCCGCAAAGGCATGCGAAATGTAGTGGTTGATGGCTATGCCCAGTCAGCAAACCTTAAGTCTGTGCCGCTAGCCGGCAAAACAGGAACGGCTGAACTAAAAGCCAGTAAAGATGAAGAAGGCGCAGAAAATGGCTTCTTTGTTGCATACAATTCCGAAAATCCTGATTTTATTTTGGCTATGATGGTTGAAGGCGTCGAAGACAACGGCGGCAGCGATTATGTAGCAGGATTTGCCGCTAAAGTATTCGAAGAATAA
- a CDS encoding SDR family NAD(P)-dependent oxidoreductase: MTQSVNSLQLTFENKTVVVTGAAHGIGRAICKEFAMRGAQVAATDILDEPLGQSREEVEKAIEDSKSKGRVYTYRCDVTDSTEVDRFLERVAADFGQIDILVNVAGGVAGQVHQPIEKITDDDWAKVVDINLTSTFYMVRAVAPYMKKNGYGRIVNISSGAGRSSSLTGIQAYTSAKAGQIGFTRQMARELGAFGITVNNVAPGFVLSNPSSQKQWEGMEESAQANLIESISVKRLGTPEDIAYPVLFFASDFAQYVSGQTISADGGLQLF; encoded by the coding sequence TTGACGCAAAGTGTTAACAGTTTACAGTTAACTTTTGAAAATAAAACGGTTGTTGTGACTGGAGCCGCCCATGGAATCGGAAGGGCAATCTGCAAAGAATTTGCAATGCGCGGTGCCCAAGTTGCTGCGACGGATATTTTGGATGAACCTCTCGGCCAATCAAGAGAGGAAGTAGAAAAAGCAATCGAAGATTCGAAGTCCAAAGGGAGAGTCTATACATATCGCTGCGATGTAACCGATTCAACAGAAGTCGACCGGTTTCTCGAAAGAGTGGCAGCTGACTTTGGACAAATCGATATATTGGTCAATGTCGCAGGCGGTGTGGCAGGGCAAGTGCATCAGCCAATAGAAAAAATTACAGATGACGATTGGGCAAAAGTTGTAGACATTAATTTGACTTCCACTTTTTATATGGTGCGAGCAGTTGCACCTTACATGAAAAAGAACGGCTACGGAAGAATCGTCAATATTTCTAGCGGAGCCGGCAGAAGCAGCAGCTTGACGGGAATCCAAGCCTATACCAGCGCCAAAGCCGGTCAAATTGGTTTTACGAGGCAGATGGCGCGTGAACTCGGGGCATTCGGAATTACTGTCAACAATGTGGCTCCTGGGTTTGTGCTCTCTAATCCTTCTTCGCAGAAACAATGGGAAGGTATGGAAGAATCTGCACAAGCAAACTTGATCGAATCAATCTCCGTAAAAAGACTTGGCACACCAGAAGATATTGCGTACCCGGTGCTGTTTTTTGCATCTGATTTTGCACAGTATGTGAGCGGACAAACTATTTCAGCAGATGGTGGATTACAACTTTTTTAG
- a CDS encoding undecaprenyl-diphosphate phosphatase, which translates to MELFDLLKALILGFVEGMTEFAPVSSTGHLIIVDDMWLKSQEFLGKYPANTFKIVIQLGSILAVVVVFWKRLFSLVGLYKIDGQKMSGRFNLMHVIIGMLPAVVLGFAFKDFIDDHLFGIETVIYALVVGAILMIAADKFGPKNPTVNSLDEITYRQAFTVGLVQCLSLWPGFSRSGATISGGVLFGLNHRTAADFTFIMAVPIMFGASLVSVLKNWDQMSMEFLSFYIVGFISAFVFALISIRFFLVLISRIKLMPFAIYRIALAAVLAVIVFM; encoded by the coding sequence ATGGAATTATTTGATTTATTAAAAGCATTGATTTTAGGTTTTGTAGAAGGCATGACCGAGTTTGCGCCAGTATCTTCGACCGGACATTTGATCATTGTCGATGACATGTGGCTGAAATCACAGGAGTTTTTAGGGAAATACCCGGCGAATACGTTTAAAATCGTCATTCAATTAGGTTCGATTTTAGCTGTCGTTGTTGTGTTTTGGAAACGCCTTTTCAGCCTAGTCGGCTTATATAAAATAGATGGACAGAAGATGAGCGGCCGATTCAATTTGATGCACGTTATTATCGGCATGCTGCCGGCAGTTGTTCTAGGATTTGCCTTCAAAGACTTTATCGATGACCATTTATTTGGAATCGAAACCGTTATTTACGCATTGGTTGTAGGAGCCATTCTTATGATTGCTGCGGACAAATTTGGTCCGAAAAATCCAACCGTGAATTCGTTAGACGAAATTACATACCGACAAGCTTTTACAGTTGGCCTTGTCCAGTGCTTGTCCTTGTGGCCAGGGTTCTCACGTTCCGGTGCTACGATTTCCGGAGGTGTCCTGTTTGGATTAAACCACCGTACAGCGGCGGACTTTACGTTCATCATGGCGGTTCCGATCATGTTCGGTGCAAGCCTTGTTTCCGTTCTGAAAAACTGGGATCAGATGTCGATGGAATTCCTATCGTTTTACATTGTCGGCTTTATCAGCGCATTCGTCTTTGCCTTGATTTCAATCCGTTTCTTCTTGGTGTTGATTTCACGCATCAAACTTATGCCGTTTGCGATTTATCGCATTGCCTTGGCAGCGGTTCTAGCTGTTATTGTCTTCATGTAA
- a CDS encoding M14 family zinc carboxypeptidase has product MKKTISGLLAVSLLASAPWSSALAQAPNPNYVTPIEEKDGSKFNTENYDFAKFSEIGVKLQEIAKSSKRIKVEVTGESADGFPLYVVTIADTKSQSKFGENKALREQMIKNPEKAQEWIKKNKDFKVPIMINGSIHGTEFIGSDAVLQLIERFAKDNDNETKKILDNNILIFNVVANPDGRVDATRFNGEGIDLNRDFITQSQPETRQMVDLITEWNPMVFLDTHGYVKNYAPNKQGLIEPCTPPHNPNYEYDLYNKWAYGQAEAMESSIMKNKAQFKGDLYKNMTGTYVPQRDDEAGWDDYPPIFTPMYAMYHGAYGHTLEAPTNDEDGVKWMYDAIMGALNYSTTNKQEMLNDQIEIFKRGINFDHPNHEEGFFPEAYVLPVDEKDPTVTEKAVNHLINNDIDVVLATKDFTADGVKYAKGSYIVNLNQAKAGLANTMLWDGEDITDDTPSMYDISAWSLPELWGFKANPVKTKFSVSTAKVKEVDGQGSVTGKGPFVIPNSSVQAVELVNTLIQQGVNVRRDNKGNFYVSGSAKAISSAVKASGLQIESGVTPVDAKKLTKLKVALLEDGGMNKQQTHAGMNLALERLGFEVTELTPVEVAKSGLKGYDAFIYNGTENLISTKLSAANLEFGFQNAEQFTAFKKNVDSFVKDGGKFIAAGAGASRAAKTLGLTNATVQTGDPNSNGIVNVDYDGTGVTAGYGQDDIGFVYRPTWYGGVEENEILATYDESDFFLAGHWKGNEKATSQPVIIRENDADVTLIGLEPAFRDHTDYLFRLISNALYTN; this is encoded by the coding sequence ATGAAAAAAACAATTAGTGGATTATTGGCTGTCAGTTTGCTTGCCTCGGCTCCATGGTCATCTGCTTTAGCTCAAGCTCCCAATCCGAATTACGTCACTCCTATAGAAGAAAAGGATGGCAGTAAATTCAATACCGAAAACTACGACTTTGCCAAGTTCTCTGAAATCGGTGTAAAACTTCAGGAAATTGCCAAGTCCTCTAAGCGGATAAAAGTAGAAGTGACCGGCGAGTCAGCGGATGGTTTTCCATTATATGTAGTGACCATTGCCGATACAAAATCGCAAAGCAAGTTTGGCGAGAATAAAGCATTGCGTGAACAGATGATTAAAAATCCGGAAAAAGCGCAAGAATGGATTAAAAAGAATAAAGATTTTAAAGTGCCGATCATGATTAATGGGTCTATTCACGGAACCGAATTTATTGGCAGCGACGCTGTACTTCAATTAATCGAACGTTTCGCTAAAGACAACGATAATGAGACCAAAAAAATTCTGGATAACAACATCCTCATTTTTAACGTTGTCGCTAACCCTGATGGGCGTGTAGACGCTACCCGTTTCAACGGAGAAGGCATCGATTTGAACCGCGATTTTATTACACAATCACAGCCAGAAACGCGCCAAATGGTTGATTTGATAACGGAATGGAACCCGATGGTGTTTCTTGATACGCATGGTTATGTGAAAAATTATGCCCCGAACAAGCAAGGATTGATTGAACCGTGTACGCCACCTCATAATCCGAACTATGAATATGATTTATATAATAAATGGGCGTACGGACAAGCAGAAGCGATGGAAAGCTCCATTATGAAGAACAAAGCCCAATTTAAAGGTGACTTGTATAAGAACATGACCGGAACTTATGTGCCGCAGCGCGACGATGAAGCAGGATGGGACGATTATCCGCCAATCTTTACGCCAATGTATGCGATGTACCACGGGGCATACGGCCATACATTAGAAGCGCCGACGAACGATGAAGACGGTGTGAAATGGATGTACGATGCTATCATGGGCGCATTGAATTATTCAACAACCAACAAGCAGGAAATGCTGAATGACCAAATCGAAATCTTCAAACGCGGCATTAATTTTGATCATCCAAATCATGAGGAAGGCTTCTTCCCGGAAGCTTATGTTTTGCCAGTGGACGAGAAAGATCCAACGGTTACAGAAAAAGCGGTCAATCACTTAATCAACAATGACATTGATGTTGTGCTTGCAACGAAGGACTTTACAGCAGATGGCGTAAAATATGCCAAAGGCTCTTATATCGTCAACTTGAACCAGGCAAAAGCTGGCCTTGCCAATACGATGCTTTGGGATGGGGAAGACATTACCGACGATACGCCGTCAATGTACGACATTTCTGCCTGGAGTTTGCCGGAATTGTGGGGCTTTAAAGCAAACCCGGTTAAAACGAAATTCAGCGTGTCTACTGCAAAAGTAAAAGAAGTTGATGGGCAAGGATCCGTTACAGGAAAAGGGCCATTTGTTATTCCGAATTCTTCTGTACAAGCAGTTGAGTTAGTAAATACTTTGATCCAACAAGGTGTGAACGTAAGACGCGACAACAAAGGCAATTTCTACGTTAGCGGATCCGCCAAAGCGATTTCTTCAGCTGTAAAAGCATCCGGTTTGCAAATCGAAAGCGGCGTGACTCCGGTTGATGCGAAAAAATTAACGAAATTGAAAGTCGCACTGCTAGAAGACGGCGGCATGAACAAACAGCAAACCCATGCCGGCATGAATTTGGCCCTTGAGCGTTTAGGGTTTGAGGTAACAGAACTAACACCTGTAGAAGTTGCGAAGTCTGGCTTAAAGGGCTATGACGCGTTCATCTACAACGGCACAGAAAACTTAATCTCGACAAAACTGAGTGCGGCAAACCTGGAATTTGGTTTCCAAAACGCAGAGCAGTTTACGGCATTCAAGAAAAACGTCGATAGCTTTGTGAAAGATGGAGGCAAATTCATTGCAGCGGGAGCAGGAGCTTCACGCGCAGCGAAGACGCTTGGTCTGACAAACGCGACGGTTCAGACAGGGGATCCGAACAGCAACGGCATTGTCAACGTCGATTATGACGGAACGGGCGTTACAGCAGGCTATGGCCAAGACGACATCGGCTTTGTTTACCGCCCGACTTGGTACGGCGGGGTAGAGGAAAACGAAATCTTGGCAACGTACGACGAAAGTGATTTCTTCCTTGCCGGACATTGGAAAGGCAACGAAAAAGCGACAAGCCAGCCTGTCATCATCCGTGAAAATGATGCAGACGTAACGCTGATCGGTTTGGAGCCGGCATTCCGGGACCACACGGACTACTTGTTCCGCTTAATCTCGAATGCACTTTATACAAACTGA
- a CDS encoding ketopantoate reductase family protein, whose protein sequence is MAITIIGTGAIGGVLGAYLIRSGEAVVFCDIAADHVEKINSKGLTIEGPEETFTVHGKAYTPKQLIEKNDPLGLTFLCVKAHHTEQALAPFLPLLMENSQVVSLQNGLCERQISKLIGAKRTIGCFVNFSADYLEPGRILYGGVASLYLGELDGTITERILRLKEILQCWGPAQVTDNIWGYLWGKLSYAGLLYATALADETMAAVVRKKDLRDTLMELCSEILETADKEGVVPLGFDDWDPSLVYPREFRNAEKLDAQLEKLADRMAANKKTKSGIWRDLAVRKRKTEVDAQLVPILEIAESYGIQTPLLSALVSAIKEIETGKRQMSWNNLYELKKIYESLPEKAS, encoded by the coding sequence GTGGCGATTACGATTATCGGTACTGGTGCAATCGGCGGCGTTTTGGGAGCCTACTTGATTCGGTCGGGCGAAGCTGTAGTGTTCTGTGATATTGCTGCAGACCATGTTGAAAAAATAAATTCAAAGGGCTTGACGATTGAAGGGCCGGAAGAAACGTTTACAGTTCATGGAAAAGCCTATACTCCAAAACAGTTAATCGAAAAAAACGACCCTCTTGGCCTGACTTTTCTTTGCGTTAAAGCGCATCATACCGAACAAGCATTAGCACCTTTTCTTCCCCTATTAATGGAAAACTCGCAAGTGGTTTCCTTGCAAAACGGCCTGTGCGAGCGCCAAATTTCCAAACTGATTGGCGCGAAGCGGACCATCGGCTGCTTTGTTAACTTTTCAGCTGACTACTTGGAGCCTGGACGCATCCTTTACGGCGGTGTTGCTTCTTTATATCTTGGAGAGCTGGACGGCACCATTACCGAACGGATTCTTCGGTTAAAAGAAATCTTGCAATGCTGGGGTCCGGCGCAAGTTACCGATAACATTTGGGGCTATTTATGGGGCAAGTTATCTTATGCGGGCTTGTTATATGCCACAGCATTGGCAGATGAAACAATGGCCGCTGTTGTCAGAAAAAAAGATTTGCGGGATACACTGATGGAATTGTGTTCGGAAATCTTGGAGACAGCTGACAAAGAAGGGGTAGTGCCACTTGGCTTTGACGACTGGGACCCATCTCTCGTTTATCCAAGGGAATTCCGAAACGCAGAAAAACTGGACGCACAGCTTGAAAAGCTTGCGGATCGGATGGCAGCCAATAAGAAGACCAAAAGCGGCATTTGGCGAGACTTGGCGGTCAGGAAACGAAAAACGGAAGTAGATGCACAATTAGTGCCGATTTTAGAAATCGCTGAAAGCTATGGAATCCAGACGCCTTTACTTTCCGCGTTGGTTTCCGCTATTAAAGAGATTGAAACAGGCAAACGGCAAATGAGCTGGAACAACTTGTATGAGCTTAAAAAAATTTATGAGTCTTTGCCGGAGAAGGCCAGTTG
- a CDS encoding ROK family protein codes for MVKVLGVDIGGTKVRMSVVDEAGNISLDEKLPTQFPLYPYLEEQVLRFMALDPEIEAIGIGTHGFVDPVQGKVIYATETLPGWTGTEVKVQLERATGKHVEVENDANAAALAEAKFGAAKGYGRTVCLTLGTGLGGGIIWDGKLLSGGKHGGAAEVGHMILYPNGVLCTCGREGCSEQYVSGTALVRRIKEAGLPITPHELFIQAKTDPAAQKVVTGFTKDLALVISSLQAAFDMDIVVIGGGVSESAELWWDEFAQHLDTVLLNPLEVKVAQYENEAGILGAALLVLEEIK; via the coding sequence ATGGTTAAAGTATTAGGTGTGGACATTGGTGGAACAAAAGTACGGATGAGTGTTGTCGACGAAGCAGGAAACATCTCCTTAGACGAGAAATTGCCTACGCAATTTCCGCTTTATCCTTACTTGGAAGAACAGGTGCTGCGTTTTATGGCGCTTGATCCTGAAATAGAAGCGATTGGTATCGGGACTCACGGTTTTGTTGATCCCGTACAAGGAAAAGTGATTTACGCAACCGAAACCTTGCCTGGCTGGACAGGCACAGAAGTCAAAGTTCAGTTGGAACGTGCGACTGGCAAACACGTGGAAGTCGAAAACGATGCTAACGCCGCGGCACTTGCAGAAGCGAAGTTTGGTGCGGCGAAAGGATATGGTCGGACAGTTTGTTTAACTCTTGGAACCGGCCTTGGCGGCGGAATTATTTGGGACGGCAAATTGCTTAGCGGTGGCAAACACGGCGGAGCAGCTGAAGTCGGCCATATGATATTATATCCGAACGGCGTGTTATGCACTTGTGGACGTGAAGGCTGCTCTGAGCAGTACGTTTCCGGAACAGCTCTCGTGCGCCGCATCAAAGAAGCCGGCTTACCGATTACGCCGCATGAACTTTTTATCCAAGCGAAAACCGATCCGGCAGCACAAAAAGTGGTGACCGGGTTTACGAAAGATTTGGCGCTTGTTATCAGTTCATTGCAGGCGGCGTTTGACATGGACATCGTCGTCATTGGCGGAGGCGTATCGGAATCGGCTGAACTATGGTGGGACGAATTTGCTCAACACTTGGATACGGTGCTGTTAAATCCCCTAGAAGTTAAAGTCGCTCAATATGAAAACGAAGCCGGCATATTAGGCGCTGCTTTACTGGTGCTGGAAGAGATAAAATAA
- a CDS encoding NAD-dependent protein deacylase → MIKEWLKESSYTVVFTGAGMSTESGLPDFRSANQGLWEQKNLAKIASIQSLYQNPEEFTEFYRSRMVGLREYGPHKGHYLLAEWEKHGHVKSIITQNVDGFHQLAGNSDVAELHGTLQTVYCQECGRTYSSDEYLEQTNHCAVCGGVLRPSIVLFGEMLPEKPFEKALQEANRAELFIVLGSSLSVSPANQFPLIAKENGACVVIVNREPTQFDDYADKVVHDRNIGDVLEEWDRFLK, encoded by the coding sequence ATGATCAAAGAGTGGTTGAAGGAATCATCATATACGGTAGTGTTTACGGGTGCCGGCATGTCGACTGAAAGTGGATTGCCGGATTTCCGGTCAGCAAACCAAGGATTATGGGAACAAAAAAACTTAGCTAAAATTGCAAGCATACAATCGTTGTATCAAAATCCAGAGGAGTTTACAGAGTTTTACCGGAGCCGCATGGTTGGCTTGCGGGAATACGGTCCGCATAAAGGCCATTATTTATTAGCAGAATGGGAAAAGCACGGCCATGTGAAATCAATCATTACTCAAAACGTTGACGGCTTTCATCAATTGGCAGGCAATAGTGACGTTGCTGAATTGCACGGGACGCTGCAGACGGTCTATTGCCAGGAATGCGGCAGAACTTACAGCAGTGACGAATATTTGGAACAAACTAATCATTGCGCTGTTTGCGGCGGCGTGTTGCGCCCTTCTATCGTGTTATTTGGTGAAATGCTGCCGGAAAAACCGTTTGAAAAGGCATTGCAAGAAGCAAACCGGGCCGAGTTGTTCATCGTCCTTGGCTCTTCTTTAAGCGTTTCGCCTGCCAATCAGTTCCCGCTTATTGCAAAGGAAAACGGGGCATGCGTCGTCATCGTAAACCGGGAACCGACTCAATTTGACGATTATGCTGACAAAGTGGTGCATGACCGCAATATCGGAGATGTGCTAGAAGAGTGGGATAGATTTTTGAAATAG